In the Acropora muricata isolate sample 2 chromosome 10, ASM3666990v1, whole genome shotgun sequence genome, one interval contains:
- the LOC136888204 gene encoding uncharacterized protein isoform X1 — MGSSQSRTTQCDPKSIIIILTLGAFAFFVSIKYLWDKLEENSDDFYPDELNKCPPETYSLDNSERVKCISCPRCPSGMEPTPPCGTTLAVKLKGECVPCRTGTYSNFASSDACKTCTDCGSRDNIIPCTTERDAECKECPRFYFEDQTTNTCKHCDYCCGRNPSAHLKCITSKICNITCTDTTSVRGKFTHGIFRRRFSKQNNSSGRVSGLHSQRKEEIRPVISAPKDDDRVTESEDETGEHQIESKSIPYEGLQDIEDAQLPNLELPDTILQDQTSYFAVAQDKVKKNSAENVPDQQKATDQLNQLSMSTTITPIVQGKDNQLVGNTLPIQATLATPSPSPQQSPPLISLPLFLSSLTGTISVCAFVGLMILVVYIVRNGIHKRRGAYKRLQSEDCLDQADAQGEEIEDDLGEVSITIEDEPIVQNEEIRKVSEAAKKLEGLNLCHIPQDLENIIIKSLETSHPRKGKNVQYGWQKVGIRAGIPPHDLKFFETEYRRPNGYPSKLLLERLGGAGNTVSDLLNLLEMPTSSSEQPFQ; from the exons ATGGGATCAAGTCAGTCAAGAACGACCCAGTGTGACCCTAAGTCGATTATAATTATCCTTACTCTTGGCGCTTTCGCTTTCTTCGTGTCG ATCAAATACCTCTGGGACAAGCTAGAAGAAAACAGTGATGACTTTTACCCAGATGAATTAAATAAGTGCCCTCCCGAAACGTACTCGCTTGACAATAGTGAAAGAGTTAAGTGCATTTCATGTCCGCGATGCCCTTCAGGAATGGAACCTACACCGCCTTGCGGCACTACTTTAGCTGTCAAATTAAAGGGGGAGTGTGTGCCCTGCAGAACAGGGACGTATTCGAATTTTGCTAGTAGCGATGCATGCAAGACATGTACTGACTGTGGCTCAAGGGATAATATAATACCTTGCACCACAGAAAGAGATGCCGAATGCAAGGAGTGTCCAAGGTTTTACTTCGAGGACCAAACGACTAATACTTGTAAACATTGTGACTATTGCTGTGGACGAAATCCCTCTGCTCACCTTAAGTGCATCACATCAAAGATATGTAACATAACGTGTACTGATACAACAAGTGTCAGAGGAAAATTTACTCATGGCATTTTTAGAAGAAGgttttccaaacaaaacaaCTCCAGCGGTAGAGTTTCAGGGctacattcccaaaggaaagaGGAGATCAGGCCTGTTATATCAGCACCAAAAGATGACGATCGTGTCACCGAGAGTGAAGATGAAACTGGAGAACATCAGATAGAATCCAAATCTATTCCTTATGAAGGCCTCCAAGACATCGAAGATGCCCAACTGCCGAATCTCGAGCTCCCTGATACCATACTACAAGACCAAACTAGTTATTTTGCAGTTGCCCAAgacaaagtaaagaaaaattcGGCTGAAAATGTGCCCGACCAACAGAAGGCAACTGACCAACTGAATCAACTATCTATGTCCACAACTATAACACCAATCGTACAGGGAAAAGACAACCAGTTAGTTGGGAATACTCTGCCAATTCAAGCAACTCTTGCGACCCCATCTCCCAGTCCACAACAGAGTCCACCCTTGATAAGTTTACCTTTATTTCTGAGTAGTTTAACGGGAACTATTAGTGTATGTGCGTTTGTTGGACTAATGATCCTTGTCGTATACATTGTCAGAAATGGTATTCACAAAAGGCGGGGCGCCTACAAGAGGCTGCAAAGTGAAGATTGTCTTGATCAAGCAGACGCCCAAGGTGAGGAAATAG AAGACGATTTGGGGGAAGTGTCCATCACCATAGAGGATGAGCCCATTGTGCAAAATGAAGAAATCCGTAAAGTAAGCGAGGCTGCCAAAAAGCTAGAAG GTCTTAATCTATGCCACATTCCTCAGGATCTTGAGAACATAATAATCAAGTCTCTGGAGACTTCTCATCCGAGAAAAGGTAAAAACGTACAGTATGGCTGGCAAAAAGTTGGAATTAGGGCTGGGATCCCTCCACACGATCTCAAGTTCTTCGAGACTGAATACAGACGACCAAATGGTTATCCTTCGAAACTGCTGCTGGAACGATTGGGAGGTGCAGGGAACACTGTCTCGGATCTTCTCAATTTACTTGAGATGCCTACAAGCAGTAGCGAACAGCCCTTCCAGTAG
- the LOC136888220 gene encoding quinone oxidoreductase-like isoform X2 has translation MTTMRAIRVSSFGGPEVLKLLADVPVPSVSNGQVLVKIAAAGINPVDTYIRSGGYARKPALPYTPGSDGAGVVHCVGDGVKQFKEGDRVYVCGSISGTYAEYTLCNSHNVYALPSHLSFSQGAAIYVPYYTAYRALIQRLKAKAGETVLIHGASGGVGLAAVQLASMYGMKVLGTAGSSDGEKAVKQAGASMVFNHRQDGYVQKILDGTDGHGADVIIEMLANVSLAKDLQLVALKGRIGIVGNRGSIEMNPRETMAKESSIVGVMLGHATESERQEMAAAIGAGLEKGILNPVVGKEYELSKAPEAHKDIIENSGAKGKLVLVP, from the exons ATGACAACTATGAGAGCAATTCGTGTCTCTTCGTTTGGTGGACCTGAGGTTTTGAAGCTTCTTGCAGATGTGCCAGTACCTAGTGTTTCAAATGGGCAA GTGTTAGTAAAAATAGCAGCAGCTGGCATCAACCCTGTGGATACCTATATTAGATCAGGTGGATATGCTCGAAAACCAGCCCTCCCTTACACACCAGGCTCTGATGGAGCTGGAGTGGTACACTGTGTGGGTGATGGAGTAAAACAGTTTAAA GAGGGAGACCGTGTTTATGTGTGTGGAAGTATATCAGGAACTTATGCAGAGTACACTCTATGCAATTCTCACAATGTTTATGCATTACCTAGCCATCTCTCCTTCAGCCAAGGGGCAGCCATTTATGTGCCATATTACACAGCCTATAGAGCGCTAATTCAAAG ACTGAAAGCTAAGGCTGGAGAAACAGTTCTTATCCATGGTGCAAGTGGCGGG GTTGGCTTGGCAGCTGTGCAGCTGGCAAGCATGTATGGAATGAAAGTATTAGGAACTGCAGGAAGCAGTGACGGTGAAAAGGCAGTGAAACAAGCTGGAGCATCAATGGTTTTTAATCACCGACAAGATGGATATGTTCAAAAGATTCTG GATGGAACTGATGGGCATGGTGCGGATGTTATCATTGAGATGCTTGCAAATGTCAGTCTTGCAAAGGATCTCCAACTTGTTGCTTTAAAAGGGCGTATTGGG ATTGTCGGTAACCGAGGGTCTATTGAAATGAACCCAAGGGAAACAATGGCTAAGGAGTCCAGTATTGTTGGTGTTATGTTAGGTCACGCCACTGAG AGCGAAAGGCAGGAAATGGCGGCTGCAATAGGAGCAGGGCTAGAGAAAGGCATTTTGAATCCTGTAGTGGGAAAGGAATATGAGTTGAGTAAAGCTCCCGAAGCGCATAAGGATATCATAGAAAATAGTGGAGCTAAAGGAAAACTAGTGTTAGTTCCTTAA
- the LOC136888204 gene encoding uncharacterized protein isoform X2 has protein sequence MGSSQSRTTQCDPKSIIIILTLGAFAFFVSIKYLWDKLEENSDDFYPDELNKCPPETYSLDNSERVKCISCPRCPSGMEPTPPCGTTLAVKLKGECVPCRTGTYSNFASSDACKTCTDCGSRDNIIPCTTERDAECKECPRFYFEDQTTNTCKHCDYCCGRNPSAHLKCITSKICNITCTDTTSVRGKFTHGIFRRRFSKQNNSSGRVSGLHSQRKEEIRPVISAPKDDDRVTESEDETGEHQIESKSIPYEGLQDIEDAQLPNLELPDTILQDQTSYFAVAQDKVKKNSAENVPDQQKATDQLNQLSMSTTITPIVQGKDNQLVGNTLPIQATLATPSPSPQQSPPLISLPLFLSSLTGTISVCAFVGLMILVVYIVRNGIHKRRGAYKRLQSEDCLDQADAQEDDLGEVSITIEDEPIVQNEEIRKVSEAAKKLEGLNLCHIPQDLENIIIKSLETSHPRKGKNVQYGWQKVGIRAGIPPHDLKFFETEYRRPNGYPSKLLLERLGGAGNTVSDLLNLLEMPTSSSEQPFQ, from the exons ATGGGATCAAGTCAGTCAAGAACGACCCAGTGTGACCCTAAGTCGATTATAATTATCCTTACTCTTGGCGCTTTCGCTTTCTTCGTGTCG ATCAAATACCTCTGGGACAAGCTAGAAGAAAACAGTGATGACTTTTACCCAGATGAATTAAATAAGTGCCCTCCCGAAACGTACTCGCTTGACAATAGTGAAAGAGTTAAGTGCATTTCATGTCCGCGATGCCCTTCAGGAATGGAACCTACACCGCCTTGCGGCACTACTTTAGCTGTCAAATTAAAGGGGGAGTGTGTGCCCTGCAGAACAGGGACGTATTCGAATTTTGCTAGTAGCGATGCATGCAAGACATGTACTGACTGTGGCTCAAGGGATAATATAATACCTTGCACCACAGAAAGAGATGCCGAATGCAAGGAGTGTCCAAGGTTTTACTTCGAGGACCAAACGACTAATACTTGTAAACATTGTGACTATTGCTGTGGACGAAATCCCTCTGCTCACCTTAAGTGCATCACATCAAAGATATGTAACATAACGTGTACTGATACAACAAGTGTCAGAGGAAAATTTACTCATGGCATTTTTAGAAGAAGgttttccaaacaaaacaaCTCCAGCGGTAGAGTTTCAGGGctacattcccaaaggaaagaGGAGATCAGGCCTGTTATATCAGCACCAAAAGATGACGATCGTGTCACCGAGAGTGAAGATGAAACTGGAGAACATCAGATAGAATCCAAATCTATTCCTTATGAAGGCCTCCAAGACATCGAAGATGCCCAACTGCCGAATCTCGAGCTCCCTGATACCATACTACAAGACCAAACTAGTTATTTTGCAGTTGCCCAAgacaaagtaaagaaaaattcGGCTGAAAATGTGCCCGACCAACAGAAGGCAACTGACCAACTGAATCAACTATCTATGTCCACAACTATAACACCAATCGTACAGGGAAAAGACAACCAGTTAGTTGGGAATACTCTGCCAATTCAAGCAACTCTTGCGACCCCATCTCCCAGTCCACAACAGAGTCCACCCTTGATAAGTTTACCTTTATTTCTGAGTAGTTTAACGGGAACTATTAGTGTATGTGCGTTTGTTGGACTAATGATCCTTGTCGTATACATTGTCAGAAATGGTATTCACAAAAGGCGGGGCGCCTACAAGAGGCTGCAAAGTGAAGATTGTCTTGATCAAGCAGACGCCCAAG AAGACGATTTGGGGGAAGTGTCCATCACCATAGAGGATGAGCCCATTGTGCAAAATGAAGAAATCCGTAAAGTAAGCGAGGCTGCCAAAAAGCTAGAAG GTCTTAATCTATGCCACATTCCTCAGGATCTTGAGAACATAATAATCAAGTCTCTGGAGACTTCTCATCCGAGAAAAGGTAAAAACGTACAGTATGGCTGGCAAAAAGTTGGAATTAGGGCTGGGATCCCTCCACACGATCTCAAGTTCTTCGAGACTGAATACAGACGACCAAATGGTTATCCTTCGAAACTGCTGCTGGAACGATTGGGAGGTGCAGGGAACACTGTCTCGGATCTTCTCAATTTACTTGAGATGCCTACAAGCAGTAGCGAACAGCCCTTCCAGTAG
- the LOC136888220 gene encoding quinone oxidoreductase-like isoform X1: protein MSELLPVKYRDFSVHSSVLDKGRGWIGELYLQLLLSGKSDAMTTMRAIRVSSFGGPEVLKLLADVPVPSVSNGQVLVKIAAAGINPVDTYIRSGGYARKPALPYTPGSDGAGVVHCVGDGVKQFKEGDRVYVCGSISGTYAEYTLCNSHNVYALPSHLSFSQGAAIYVPYYTAYRALIQRLKAKAGETVLIHGASGGVGLAAVQLASMYGMKVLGTAGSSDGEKAVKQAGASMVFNHRQDGYVQKILDGTDGHGADVIIEMLANVSLAKDLQLVALKGRIGIVGNRGSIEMNPRETMAKESSIVGVMLGHATESERQEMAAAIGAGLEKGILNPVVGKEYELSKAPEAHKDIIENSGAKGKLVLVP, encoded by the exons CGTGCTTGACAAAGGACGTGGTTGGATCGGGGAGCTCTATCTACAACTGTTGTTATCAGGGAAATCAGATGCGATGACAACTATGAGAGCAATTCGTGTCTCTTCGTTTGGTGGACCTGAGGTTTTGAAGCTTCTTGCAGATGTGCCAGTACCTAGTGTTTCAAATGGGCAA GTGTTAGTAAAAATAGCAGCAGCTGGCATCAACCCTGTGGATACCTATATTAGATCAGGTGGATATGCTCGAAAACCAGCCCTCCCTTACACACCAGGCTCTGATGGAGCTGGAGTGGTACACTGTGTGGGTGATGGAGTAAAACAGTTTAAA GAGGGAGACCGTGTTTATGTGTGTGGAAGTATATCAGGAACTTATGCAGAGTACACTCTATGCAATTCTCACAATGTTTATGCATTACCTAGCCATCTCTCCTTCAGCCAAGGGGCAGCCATTTATGTGCCATATTACACAGCCTATAGAGCGCTAATTCAAAG ACTGAAAGCTAAGGCTGGAGAAACAGTTCTTATCCATGGTGCAAGTGGCGGG GTTGGCTTGGCAGCTGTGCAGCTGGCAAGCATGTATGGAATGAAAGTATTAGGAACTGCAGGAAGCAGTGACGGTGAAAAGGCAGTGAAACAAGCTGGAGCATCAATGGTTTTTAATCACCGACAAGATGGATATGTTCAAAAGATTCTG GATGGAACTGATGGGCATGGTGCGGATGTTATCATTGAGATGCTTGCAAATGTCAGTCTTGCAAAGGATCTCCAACTTGTTGCTTTAAAAGGGCGTATTGGG ATTGTCGGTAACCGAGGGTCTATTGAAATGAACCCAAGGGAAACAATGGCTAAGGAGTCCAGTATTGTTGGTGTTATGTTAGGTCACGCCACTGAG AGCGAAAGGCAGGAAATGGCGGCTGCAATAGGAGCAGGGCTAGAGAAAGGCATTTTGAATCCTGTAGTGGGAAAGGAATATGAGTTGAGTAAAGCTCCCGAAGCGCATAAGGATATCATAGAAAATAGTGGAGCTAAAGGAAAACTAGTGTTAGTTCCTTAA